The Primulina huaijiensis isolate GDHJ02 chromosome 17, ASM1229523v2, whole genome shotgun sequence genome window below encodes:
- the LOC140963138 gene encoding serine/threonine-protein kinase STY46-like isoform X2 has translation MVMELNDSCGSKVVESAPRKTGPQQKKLEVYNNVLRRLKEVDHPEAQEPAFDDHIWEHFNRLPARYAMDVNVERAEDVLTHKRLLDLARDPANRPAFEVRLVQVLPVSDGNSEDSIHSRQPQYGSIHPPPAFGSCPNLELLALEASSSEDQDGNRAVNTGVKCLRPMHEITFSTVDKPKLLSQEAHAFSTVDGYSLDVFVVDGWPFEEVEQLQTALEEEFLKIEKTSRPSPHPRSLSPLSEHEHVEIKCESDRLEIPSDGTDVWEMDPNFLIFEYKVASGSYGDLYKGTYCSQEVAIKILKAERLNAELQKEFAQEVYIMRKVRHKNVVQFLGACTRPPNLCIVTEYMSGGSVYDYLHKQKGTFKLPSLLKVAVDVSRGMNYLHQNNIIHRDLKAANLLMDENEVVKVGDFGVARVKAETGVMTAETGTYRWMAPEVIEHKPYDHKVDVFSFGVVLWELLTGKLPYEHLTPLQAAVGVVQKGLRPTIPTHTHPKLAELLERCWQQDPTLRPDFTEITEILQKISEEIGGDGTDKRRGFFSSLRHGRHQ, from the exons ATGGTGATGGAACTTAACGACAGCTGCGGCAGTAAGGTGGTGGAATCGGCTCCAAGGAAGACCGGGCCACAGCAGAAGAAGTTGGAGGTGTACAATAATGTCCTTCGCCGGCTTAAAGAAGTCGACCACCCTGAGGCTCAGGAGCCAGCTTTCGATGATCATATATGGGAGCATTTCAACCGCCTTCCCGCCAG GTATGCGATGGATGTGAATGTGGAAAGGGCAGAAGATGTTCTCACTCACAAGAGGTTACTGGATCTGGCTCGTGATCCTGCTAATAGGCCCGCATTTGAAGTACGACTTGTGCAG GTTTTACCAGTCTCTGACGGGAATTCAGAAGATTCGATCCATTCACGCCAGCCACAATACGGAAG CATCCATCCACCACCTGCCTTTGGCTCTTGTCCTAATCTTGAATTACTTGCACTGGAAGCAAGCAGTTCAGAAGATCAAGATGGGAACAGAGCTGTAAATACTGGTGTAAAGTGTCTAAG GCCCATGCATGAAATTACTTTCTCAACAGTTGACAAGCCAAAACTCCTCAGTCAG GAAGCACATGCTTTTTCAACCGTGGATGGCTACTCTCTAGATGTTTTTGTTGTCGATGGTTGGCCATTTGAG gAGGTTGAGCAACTCCAAACTGCACTGGAGGAAGAATTTCTGAAAATtgag AAAACTTCTCGGCCAAGTCCACATCCACGTTCTCTGTCTCCTCTTAGTGAGCATGAGCATGTAGAGATAAAGTGTGAATCCGATCGTTTGGAAATACCCAGTGACGGCACTGATGTTTGGGAAATGGAcccaaattttttgatattcGAGTACAAAGTAGCATCGGGATCATATGGTGATTT ATATAAAGGTACTTACTGCAGTCAGGAAGTAGCAATCAAAATTCTCAAGGCAGAGCGCTTGAATGCAGAACTGCAGAAAGAGTTTGCCCAAGAAGTATACATAATGAG AAAGGTTCGACACAAAAATGTTGTTCAGTTCCTAGGAGCGTGCACTAGACCTCCAAACCTCTGTATCGTGACAG AATACATGTCTGGGGGAAGCGTGTATGATTATTTACACAAGCAAAAGGGTACCTTTAAGCTTCCATCTTTGCTCAAAGTGGCTGTTGATGTGTCAAGGGGAATGAACTATTTGCATCAAAACAATATAATCCACAGGGACTTAAAGGCTGCCAATCTTTTGATGGATGAAAATGAA GTAGTTAAGGTTGGTGATTTTGGCGTGGCCAGAGTGAAAGCAGAAACTGGTGTGATGACTGCTGAAACTGGGACATATCGGTGGATGGCTCCTGAG GTCATAGAACACAAACCCTATGATCACAAAGTCGACGTCTTCAGTTTTGGGGTGGTTTTATGGGAACTGCTGACAGGAAAG CTTCCATACGAGCACTTAACCCCTTTGCAAGCGGCGGTTGGAGTGGTGCAAAAG GGTCTTCGTCCGACTATTCCTACACACACTCATCCAAAGCTTGCTGAACTGCTCGAGAGATGTTGGCAGCAAGACCCTACTTTGAGACCTGACTTTACTGAAATAACGGAAATCTTACAGAAAATTTCAGAGGAG ATTGGAGGTGATGGAACTGACAAACGTCGAGGATTTTTTTCCAGCTTGAGGCATGGACGACATCAATAG
- the LOC140963138 gene encoding serine/threonine-protein kinase STY46-like isoform X1 encodes MVMELNDSCGSKVVESAPRKTGPQQKKLEVYNNVLRRLKEVDHPEAQEPAFDDHIWEHFNRLPARYAMDVNVERAEDVLTHKRLLDLARDPANRPAFEVRLVQVLPVSDGNSEDSIHSRQPQYGSIHPPPAFGSCPNLELLALEASSSEDQDGNRAVNTGVKCLRPMHEITFSTVDKPKLLSQLTSLLAEVGLNIQEAHAFSTVDGYSLDVFVVDGWPFEEVEQLQTALEEEFLKIEKTSRPSPHPRSLSPLSEHEHVEIKCESDRLEIPSDGTDVWEMDPNFLIFEYKVASGSYGDLYKGTYCSQEVAIKILKAERLNAELQKEFAQEVYIMRKVRHKNVVQFLGACTRPPNLCIVTEYMSGGSVYDYLHKQKGTFKLPSLLKVAVDVSRGMNYLHQNNIIHRDLKAANLLMDENEVVKVGDFGVARVKAETGVMTAETGTYRWMAPEVIEHKPYDHKVDVFSFGVVLWELLTGKLPYEHLTPLQAAVGVVQKGLRPTIPTHTHPKLAELLERCWQQDPTLRPDFTEITEILQKISEEIGGDGTDKRRGFFSSLRHGRHQ; translated from the exons ATGGTGATGGAACTTAACGACAGCTGCGGCAGTAAGGTGGTGGAATCGGCTCCAAGGAAGACCGGGCCACAGCAGAAGAAGTTGGAGGTGTACAATAATGTCCTTCGCCGGCTTAAAGAAGTCGACCACCCTGAGGCTCAGGAGCCAGCTTTCGATGATCATATATGGGAGCATTTCAACCGCCTTCCCGCCAG GTATGCGATGGATGTGAATGTGGAAAGGGCAGAAGATGTTCTCACTCACAAGAGGTTACTGGATCTGGCTCGTGATCCTGCTAATAGGCCCGCATTTGAAGTACGACTTGTGCAG GTTTTACCAGTCTCTGACGGGAATTCAGAAGATTCGATCCATTCACGCCAGCCACAATACGGAAG CATCCATCCACCACCTGCCTTTGGCTCTTGTCCTAATCTTGAATTACTTGCACTGGAAGCAAGCAGTTCAGAAGATCAAGATGGGAACAGAGCTGTAAATACTGGTGTAAAGTGTCTAAG GCCCATGCATGAAATTACTTTCTCAACAGTTGACAAGCCAAAACTCCTCAGTCAG TTGACTTCCTTATTAGCTGAAGTCGGGTTGAACATCCAGGAAGCACATGCTTTTTCAACCGTGGATGGCTACTCTCTAGATGTTTTTGTTGTCGATGGTTGGCCATTTGAG gAGGTTGAGCAACTCCAAACTGCACTGGAGGAAGAATTTCTGAAAATtgag AAAACTTCTCGGCCAAGTCCACATCCACGTTCTCTGTCTCCTCTTAGTGAGCATGAGCATGTAGAGATAAAGTGTGAATCCGATCGTTTGGAAATACCCAGTGACGGCACTGATGTTTGGGAAATGGAcccaaattttttgatattcGAGTACAAAGTAGCATCGGGATCATATGGTGATTT ATATAAAGGTACTTACTGCAGTCAGGAAGTAGCAATCAAAATTCTCAAGGCAGAGCGCTTGAATGCAGAACTGCAGAAAGAGTTTGCCCAAGAAGTATACATAATGAG AAAGGTTCGACACAAAAATGTTGTTCAGTTCCTAGGAGCGTGCACTAGACCTCCAAACCTCTGTATCGTGACAG AATACATGTCTGGGGGAAGCGTGTATGATTATTTACACAAGCAAAAGGGTACCTTTAAGCTTCCATCTTTGCTCAAAGTGGCTGTTGATGTGTCAAGGGGAATGAACTATTTGCATCAAAACAATATAATCCACAGGGACTTAAAGGCTGCCAATCTTTTGATGGATGAAAATGAA GTAGTTAAGGTTGGTGATTTTGGCGTGGCCAGAGTGAAAGCAGAAACTGGTGTGATGACTGCTGAAACTGGGACATATCGGTGGATGGCTCCTGAG GTCATAGAACACAAACCCTATGATCACAAAGTCGACGTCTTCAGTTTTGGGGTGGTTTTATGGGAACTGCTGACAGGAAAG CTTCCATACGAGCACTTAACCCCTTTGCAAGCGGCGGTTGGAGTGGTGCAAAAG GGTCTTCGTCCGACTATTCCTACACACACTCATCCAAAGCTTGCTGAACTGCTCGAGAGATGTTGGCAGCAAGACCCTACTTTGAGACCTGACTTTACTGAAATAACGGAAATCTTACAGAAAATTTCAGAGGAG ATTGGAGGTGATGGAACTGACAAACGTCGAGGATTTTTTTCCAGCTTGAGGCATGGACGACATCAATAG
- the LOC140963138 gene encoding serine/threonine-protein kinase STY46-like isoform X3, whose product MWKGQKMFSLTRGYWIWLVILLIGPHLKYDLCRFYQSLTGIQKIRSIHASHNTEDMLIPVLHFFVSIHPPPAFGSCPNLELLALEASSSEDQDGNRAVNTGVKCLRPMHEITFSTVDKPKLLSQLTSLLAEVGLNIQEAHAFSTVDGYSLDVFVVDGWPFEEVEQLQTALEEEFLKIEKTSRPSPHPRSLSPLSEHEHVEIKCESDRLEIPSDGTDVWEMDPNFLIFEYKVASGSYGDLYKGTYCSQEVAIKILKAERLNAELQKEFAQEVYIMRKVRHKNVVQFLGACTRPPNLCIVTEYMSGGSVYDYLHKQKGTFKLPSLLKVAVDVSRGMNYLHQNNIIHRDLKAANLLMDENEVVKVGDFGVARVKAETGVMTAETGTYRWMAPEVIEHKPYDHKVDVFSFGVVLWELLTGKLPYEHLTPLQAAVGVVQKGLRPTIPTHTHPKLAELLERCWQQDPTLRPDFTEITEILQKISEEIGGDGTDKRRGFFSSLRHGRHQ is encoded by the exons ATGTGGAAAGGGCAGAAGATGTTCTCACTCACAAGAGGTTACTGGATCTGGCTCGTGATCCTGCTAATAGGCCCGCATTTGAAGTACGACTTGTGCAG GTTTTACCAGTCTCTGACGGGAATTCAGAAGATTCGATCCATTCACGCCAGCCACAATACGGAAG ATATGCTGATACCTGTACTTCATTTTTTTGTCAGCATCCATCCACCACCTGCCTTTGGCTCTTGTCCTAATCTTGAATTACTTGCACTGGAAGCAAGCAGTTCAGAAGATCAAGATGGGAACAGAGCTGTAAATACTGGTGTAAAGTGTCTAAG GCCCATGCATGAAATTACTTTCTCAACAGTTGACAAGCCAAAACTCCTCAGTCAG TTGACTTCCTTATTAGCTGAAGTCGGGTTGAACATCCAGGAAGCACATGCTTTTTCAACCGTGGATGGCTACTCTCTAGATGTTTTTGTTGTCGATGGTTGGCCATTTGAG gAGGTTGAGCAACTCCAAACTGCACTGGAGGAAGAATTTCTGAAAATtgag AAAACTTCTCGGCCAAGTCCACATCCACGTTCTCTGTCTCCTCTTAGTGAGCATGAGCATGTAGAGATAAAGTGTGAATCCGATCGTTTGGAAATACCCAGTGACGGCACTGATGTTTGGGAAATGGAcccaaattttttgatattcGAGTACAAAGTAGCATCGGGATCATATGGTGATTT ATATAAAGGTACTTACTGCAGTCAGGAAGTAGCAATCAAAATTCTCAAGGCAGAGCGCTTGAATGCAGAACTGCAGAAAGAGTTTGCCCAAGAAGTATACATAATGAG AAAGGTTCGACACAAAAATGTTGTTCAGTTCCTAGGAGCGTGCACTAGACCTCCAAACCTCTGTATCGTGACAG AATACATGTCTGGGGGAAGCGTGTATGATTATTTACACAAGCAAAAGGGTACCTTTAAGCTTCCATCTTTGCTCAAAGTGGCTGTTGATGTGTCAAGGGGAATGAACTATTTGCATCAAAACAATATAATCCACAGGGACTTAAAGGCTGCCAATCTTTTGATGGATGAAAATGAA GTAGTTAAGGTTGGTGATTTTGGCGTGGCCAGAGTGAAAGCAGAAACTGGTGTGATGACTGCTGAAACTGGGACATATCGGTGGATGGCTCCTGAG GTCATAGAACACAAACCCTATGATCACAAAGTCGACGTCTTCAGTTTTGGGGTGGTTTTATGGGAACTGCTGACAGGAAAG CTTCCATACGAGCACTTAACCCCTTTGCAAGCGGCGGTTGGAGTGGTGCAAAAG GGTCTTCGTCCGACTATTCCTACACACACTCATCCAAAGCTTGCTGAACTGCTCGAGAGATGTTGGCAGCAAGACCCTACTTTGAGACCTGACTTTACTGAAATAACGGAAATCTTACAGAAAATTTCAGAGGAG ATTGGAGGTGATGGAACTGACAAACGTCGAGGATTTTTTTCCAGCTTGAGGCATGGACGACATCAATAG
- the LOC140962716 gene encoding F-box/LRR-repeat protein 10 isoform X1 — MASPTQDPESMNPGLEQLPSALLATIMTKLDVPSIQSLASTCNTFRSCAAHILSFLPNFHLLDIAPSMDLLSPLLRLNNPYLRSLKVDCTRLDDSSLNFLARPSLQELCLRNCADFSGKLLSELGRHCKDLRFLYLSSVAEKRGRSVDVSHLEELLSGCAQLEALILMFDVSIFLRYNFARVWILASEKLISLEIGYISSVMVIELLSPTVGLHQSANQIQPSILPNVQKLCLGVDYITDTMINTISRYLTSLTYLDLRDSPIMEPRMAFDLTNSGLQQINERGRLKHLSLVRSQEIAPTYFKRVNDLGILLMADKCSAMESICLGGFCQVTDSGYKTILHSCSKLYNLKVCHGTHLTDLVFHDIRATSLSLKYVSLRWCNLITNLAVACLTTNKDLCVLDMRDCRNLGDESLRAINELPKLKTLLLDGCNISDVGISHLNRGVINSLISLSVRGCKKLTDRCVSYLFDSNSNQELRELDLSNLPNLSDTAVLILAKSRIPITQLRMRQCPLIGDTSVMALASMQVDENVWRGSTLKLLDLYNCGGITQLAFRWFKKPYFPRLRWLGVTGSVNRDLVDALARSRPYLTISCRGEELGADQWDDLDDTYFQDMEEVDELEQWLLGRENMSDDEMEDDELFE; from the exons ATGGCGAGCCCGACCCAGGATCCGGAATCGATGAATCCGGGTCTGGAACAACTGCCCTCTGCTCTTCTCGCCACCATCATGACGAAGCTCGACGTTCCGTCGATCCAATCGCTCGCCTCCACCTGTAACACCTTCCGGTCATGCGCCGCCCATATCCTGTCCTTCCTCCCTAACTTCCACCTTCTC GACATTGCTCCGTCGATGGATTTACTGAGCCCATTGCTGCGTCTCAACAATCCATACTTGAGGAGCCTGAAGGTGGACTGCACGCGCCTTGATGATTCTTCCCTGAACTTTTTGGCTCGCCCTTCTTTGCAAGAGCTGTGCCTCCGTAATTGCGCTGATTTCAGTGGAAAGCTTCTTTCTGAGCTTGGCCGGCATTGCAAAGACTTGAG GTTTCTGTACTTGAGTTCTGTAGCAGAGAAAAGGGGTCGATCAGTTGATGTATCACATCTGGAGGAATTGCTGAGTGGTTGCGCTCAATTGGAA GCTCTGATCCTGATGTTCGATGTCTCTATATTTCTGCGTTATAATTTTGCTCGTGTCTGGATCCTAGCCTCTGAAAAGCTCATTTCGCTTGAAATCGGTTACATTTCTTCAGTAATGGTGATAGAACTGCTTAGCCCTACTGTAGGCCTCCATCAATCAGCTAATCAGATTCAGCCCTCCATATTGCCAAATGTACAGAAGCTATGTCTTGGTGTGGACTATATAACCGACACCATGATCAACACAATATCTAGATATCTTACTTCATTGACCTATCTAGACCTTCGAGATTCACCTATAATGGAACCAAGGATGGCATTTGATCTTACAAACTCTGGCCTTCAACAAATTAATGAACGTGGAAGGTTGAAACACCTTTCTTTGGTAAGAAGCCAGGAGATTGCTCCTACATACTTCAAACGAGTCAATGATCTTGGGATCCTTCTCATGGCTGACAAATGCTCGGCCATGGAAAGTATCTGTCTGGGTGGGTTCTGCCAGGTGACTGATTCAGGATATAAGACAATTTTACACTCGTGCTCTAAGTTATACAACCTCAAGGTTTGTCATGGGACCCATCTGACCGACCTGGTTTTTCATGATATAAGGGCAACTTCCCTTTCACTAAAGTATGTTAGCCTAAGGTGGTGTAATCTCATAACAAATTTGGCTGTTGCATGCTTGACTACTAATAAAGATCTCTGTGTGCTTGATATGAGAGATTGTAGAAACCTCGGAGATGAATCCCTCCGAGCTATCAATGAACTTCCTAAGTTGAAAACACTTCTGCTGGATGGCTGTAACATAAGTGACGTGGGAATTTCCCACCTAAATAGGGGGGTGATTAATAGTCTCATCTCGTTGTCTGTAAGAGGTTGTAAGAAACTTACAGACCGATGTGTTTCGTACTTATTCGACAGTAATTCAAACCAGGAACTAAGAGAATTGGACCTTTCGAATCTTCCCAACCTGTCTGATACTGCTGTACTTATCCTGGCAAAATCTCGAATTCCAATAACCCAACTACGAATGAGACAATGCCCCCTTATTGGAGATACTTCTGTCATGGCATTAGCCTCAATGCAAGTTGATGAAAACGTGTGGCGTGGGAGTACCTTGAAGCTATTGGATCTCTATAACTGTGGTGGGATCACTCAACTCGCATTTCGTTGGTTTAAGAAACCATATTTTCCAAGATTAAGATGGTTGGGTGTGACTGGCTCTGTGAACAGGGATTTGGTGGATGCTCtagcaagaagcagaccatatcTGACCATTTCTTGTCGTGGGGAGGAGCTAGGTGCGGACCAATGGGATGACTTAGACGACACATATTTTCAAGACATGGAAGAAGTTGATGAACTGGAGCAGTGGCTTCTGGGAAGAGAAAACATGAGCGATGATGAGATGGAAGATGACGAGTTATTCGAGTGA
- the LOC140962716 gene encoding F-box/LRR-repeat protein 10 isoform X2 has product MFDVSIFLRYNFARVWILASEKLISLEIGYISSVMVIELLSPTVGLHQSANQIQPSILPNVQKLCLGVDYITDTMINTISRYLTSLTYLDLRDSPIMEPRMAFDLTNSGLQQINERGRLKHLSLVRSQEIAPTYFKRVNDLGILLMADKCSAMESICLGGFCQVTDSGYKTILHSCSKLYNLKVCHGTHLTDLVFHDIRATSLSLKYVSLRWCNLITNLAVACLTTNKDLCVLDMRDCRNLGDESLRAINELPKLKTLLLDGCNISDVGISHLNRGVINSLISLSVRGCKKLTDRCVSYLFDSNSNQELRELDLSNLPNLSDTAVLILAKSRIPITQLRMRQCPLIGDTSVMALASMQVDENVWRGSTLKLLDLYNCGGITQLAFRWFKKPYFPRLRWLGVTGSVNRDLVDALARSRPYLTISCRGEELGADQWDDLDDTYFQDMEEVDELEQWLLGRENMSDDEMEDDELFE; this is encoded by the coding sequence ATGTTCGATGTCTCTATATTTCTGCGTTATAATTTTGCTCGTGTCTGGATCCTAGCCTCTGAAAAGCTCATTTCGCTTGAAATCGGTTACATTTCTTCAGTAATGGTGATAGAACTGCTTAGCCCTACTGTAGGCCTCCATCAATCAGCTAATCAGATTCAGCCCTCCATATTGCCAAATGTACAGAAGCTATGTCTTGGTGTGGACTATATAACCGACACCATGATCAACACAATATCTAGATATCTTACTTCATTGACCTATCTAGACCTTCGAGATTCACCTATAATGGAACCAAGGATGGCATTTGATCTTACAAACTCTGGCCTTCAACAAATTAATGAACGTGGAAGGTTGAAACACCTTTCTTTGGTAAGAAGCCAGGAGATTGCTCCTACATACTTCAAACGAGTCAATGATCTTGGGATCCTTCTCATGGCTGACAAATGCTCGGCCATGGAAAGTATCTGTCTGGGTGGGTTCTGCCAGGTGACTGATTCAGGATATAAGACAATTTTACACTCGTGCTCTAAGTTATACAACCTCAAGGTTTGTCATGGGACCCATCTGACCGACCTGGTTTTTCATGATATAAGGGCAACTTCCCTTTCACTAAAGTATGTTAGCCTAAGGTGGTGTAATCTCATAACAAATTTGGCTGTTGCATGCTTGACTACTAATAAAGATCTCTGTGTGCTTGATATGAGAGATTGTAGAAACCTCGGAGATGAATCCCTCCGAGCTATCAATGAACTTCCTAAGTTGAAAACACTTCTGCTGGATGGCTGTAACATAAGTGACGTGGGAATTTCCCACCTAAATAGGGGGGTGATTAATAGTCTCATCTCGTTGTCTGTAAGAGGTTGTAAGAAACTTACAGACCGATGTGTTTCGTACTTATTCGACAGTAATTCAAACCAGGAACTAAGAGAATTGGACCTTTCGAATCTTCCCAACCTGTCTGATACTGCTGTACTTATCCTGGCAAAATCTCGAATTCCAATAACCCAACTACGAATGAGACAATGCCCCCTTATTGGAGATACTTCTGTCATGGCATTAGCCTCAATGCAAGTTGATGAAAACGTGTGGCGTGGGAGTACCTTGAAGCTATTGGATCTCTATAACTGTGGTGGGATCACTCAACTCGCATTTCGTTGGTTTAAGAAACCATATTTTCCAAGATTAAGATGGTTGGGTGTGACTGGCTCTGTGAACAGGGATTTGGTGGATGCTCtagcaagaagcagaccatatcTGACCATTTCTTGTCGTGGGGAGGAGCTAGGTGCGGACCAATGGGATGACTTAGACGACACATATTTTCAAGACATGGAAGAAGTTGATGAACTGGAGCAGTGGCTTCTGGGAAGAGAAAACATGAGCGATGATGAGATGGAAGATGACGAGTTATTCGAGTGA